One window of the Pseudomonas sp. S04 genome contains the following:
- a CDS encoding succinylglutamate desuccinylase/aspartoacylase family protein has product MQHIQHVLPWSASGTQRTLSVFRFGSGPRKAYIQASLHADELPGMRVAVELKRRLRELEAQGRLNGVIELVPMANPIGIGQMFQATHQGRFEFNSGKNFNRDFPALADAVAERVAGQLGSDAESNVGLIREAMVQALNQQPGAASELDGLRVLLMQHACTADVVLDLHCDFESIMLLYALPQNWPRVRSLAARLAAGAVLLAEDAGGNAFDEACAVPWLHLAERFPQANIPLACVATTVELRGMLDTEGDTCALDAEQILGYLAEVGLISGDWPAAPAECCEATPFAGAQYAYAPHPGVVSFLQPVGARVKVGDPLFEVLDPLTDRHSVVTASTDGILYARERLRFAQPGLWLAKVAGSTPIRQGRLLSD; this is encoded by the coding sequence ATGCAGCACATTCAACACGTCCTGCCCTGGAGCGCCAGCGGCACGCAACGCACCCTCTCGGTATTCCGCTTCGGCAGCGGCCCGCGCAAGGCTTATATCCAGGCGTCCCTGCACGCCGACGAACTGCCCGGCATGCGTGTGGCGGTCGAACTCAAGCGCCGGCTGCGCGAGCTCGAAGCACAAGGCCGCCTGAATGGGGTCATCGAACTGGTGCCGATGGCCAATCCGATTGGCATCGGACAGATGTTCCAGGCCACCCACCAGGGGCGCTTCGAATTCAACAGCGGCAAGAATTTCAACCGCGACTTCCCGGCACTCGCCGATGCGGTGGCCGAACGGGTCGCCGGCCAACTGGGCAGCGATGCCGAGAGCAACGTGGGATTGATTCGCGAGGCCATGGTCCAAGCACTCAATCAACAGCCGGGCGCCGCGTCGGAACTCGACGGCCTGCGCGTGCTGCTGATGCAACACGCCTGCACCGCCGACGTGGTGCTGGACCTGCACTGCGACTTCGAGTCGATCATGCTGCTCTACGCCCTGCCCCAGAACTGGCCACGGGTACGCTCGCTGGCCGCGCGCCTGGCGGCCGGCGCGGTGCTGCTGGCCGAGGACGCTGGCGGCAATGCCTTCGATGAAGCCTGCGCGGTGCCATGGCTGCACCTGGCCGAACGTTTCCCGCAGGCCAACATTCCCCTGGCCTGTGTGGCAACCACTGTGGAACTGCGAGGCATGCTCGACACCGAGGGCGATACCTGCGCGCTGGATGCCGAACAGATCCTCGGCTACCTGGCCGAAGTCGGCCTGATCAGCGGTGACTGGCCAGCCGCGCCGGCCGAATGCTGTGAAGCGACGCCCTTTGCCGGAGCCCAATACGCCTATGCCCCGCACCCCGGCGTGGTGAGTTTCCTGCAACCGGTGGGCGCCCGCGTCAAGGTCGGCGACCCGTTGTTCGAAGTGCTCGACCCCCTGACCGACCGCCACAGCGTGGTCACCGCCAGCACCGATGGCATCCTCTACGCCCGCGAACGCCTGCGTTTTGCCCAGCCCGGGTTGTGGCTGGCCAAGGTCGCAGGCAGCACTCCCATTCGCCAGGGTCGCTTGCTCAGCGACTGA
- a CDS encoding ABC transporter permease: MLDYTLIWDSLPLYFGGALLTLKLLLISLALGLVLAVPLALMRVSRAPWLNAPAWLYTYIIRGTPMLVQLFLIYYGLAQFEAVRHSVLWPYLSSATFCACLAFALNTSAYSAELLAGSLRSTPGGEIEAAKAMGMSRLTLYRRILLPSALRRVLPQYSNEVLMMLQTTSLASIVTLVDITGAARTVSSRYYMPFEAFITAALMYLALTFILVRLFKLAERHWLAHLAPRKH; the protein is encoded by the coding sequence ATGCTCGACTACACCTTGATCTGGGACAGCCTGCCGCTGTACTTCGGCGGCGCCCTGCTGACCCTCAAGCTGCTGCTGATTTCCCTGGCCCTGGGCCTGGTGCTGGCGGTGCCCCTGGCCCTGATGCGCGTGTCCCGGGCGCCCTGGCTCAACGCACCGGCCTGGCTCTACACCTACATCATCCGGGGCACCCCGATGCTGGTGCAGTTGTTCCTGATCTACTACGGACTGGCGCAATTCGAGGCGGTGCGTCACAGCGTGCTCTGGCCGTACCTGTCCAGCGCGACCTTCTGTGCCTGCCTGGCCTTCGCCCTCAACACCAGTGCCTACAGCGCCGAACTGCTGGCGGGCAGTCTGAGGTCGACCCCCGGCGGCGAGATCGAAGCCGCCAAGGCCATGGGCATGTCGCGCCTGACCCTGTACCGACGCATCCTGCTGCCCTCGGCGCTGCGCCGGGTACTGCCGCAGTACAGCAACGAAGTGTTGATGATGCTGCAAACCACCAGCCTGGCCTCCATCGTCACCCTGGTGGATATCACCGGCGCGGCGCGCACGGTCAGTTCGCGCTACTACATGCCGTTCGAAGCCTTCATCACCGCCGCCCTGATGTACCTGGCCCTGACGTTCATCCTCGTGCGCCTGTTCAAGCTCGCCGAGCGCCACTGGCTGGCGCACCTGGCCCCACGTAAACACTAA
- a CDS encoding ABC transporter permease has product MLHGYGSSILDGAWLSINLALSAMALAITLGLLGAAFRLSPVKWLANLGEAYTTVIRGIPDLVLILLIFYGGQDLVNRIAQGVGYEQYIDINPFVAGVCTMGFIFGAYLSETFRGAFMAIPAGQGEAGRAYGLSGWQVFWRILVPQMIRFAIPGFTNNWLVLTKSTALISVIGLQDMMFKAKNAADATHEPFTFYLAVAALYLVITSVSLVLLRTLEKRYSVGIKAADL; this is encoded by the coding sequence ATGTTGCACGGCTACGGATCGAGCATTCTCGATGGCGCCTGGCTTTCGATCAACCTGGCCCTGAGTGCCATGGCGCTGGCCATTACCCTGGGCCTGCTCGGCGCGGCGTTTCGCCTGTCGCCGGTCAAGTGGCTGGCGAATCTGGGCGAGGCCTACACCACGGTGATTCGTGGCATCCCCGACCTGGTACTGATCCTGCTGATTTTCTACGGCGGCCAGGACCTGGTGAACCGTATTGCCCAAGGCGTTGGCTACGAGCAGTACATCGACATCAACCCGTTTGTCGCGGGGGTCTGCACCATGGGGTTCATCTTCGGTGCCTACCTGTCGGAAACCTTTCGCGGCGCCTTCATGGCCATTCCCGCGGGCCAGGGCGAAGCCGGCCGGGCCTATGGCCTGAGCGGCTGGCAGGTGTTCTGGCGGATCCTGGTGCCACAGATGATCCGCTTCGCCATTCCCGGTTTCACCAACAACTGGCTGGTGCTGACCAAGTCCACCGCGCTGATTTCGGTGATCGGCCTGCAAGACATGATGTTCAAGGCCAAGAACGCCGCCGATGCGACCCATGAACCCTTCACGTTTTACCTCGCGGTTGCGGCGCTGTACCTGGTGATCACCAGTGTCTCGCTGGTGCTGCTGCGCACCCTGGAAAAACGTTATTCGGTCGGCATCAAAGCCGCCGACCTGTGA
- a CDS encoding ABC transporter substrate-binding protein has product MNTTGLLAALAFCAASTLAHADDSTLRIGIEAAYPPFSFKTPEGEISGFDYDVGNALCDEMKIKCQWVVLAFDGMIPSLKVRKVDAILSSMSITPDRLKSVDFTKKYYHTPGKLAMKDDVVINDPLLDLKGKKVGVQRASTYDRYATEQLAPAGVEVVRYSSQSEASLDLASGRLDATLADIVNTDEAFIKTPAGKGFALVGPDINDPKYFGRGAGIALRKGDTANAERLNAAIDTLRTNGKYQQIMGKYFAYDIYGSTAE; this is encoded by the coding sequence ATGAACACGACCGGACTTCTGGCTGCTCTGGCCTTCTGTGCCGCCAGCACCCTCGCCCACGCCGACGACAGCACCTTGCGCATTGGCATCGAAGCCGCCTACCCGCCGTTTTCCTTCAAGACCCCAGAAGGTGAGATCAGCGGATTCGACTATGACGTCGGCAATGCGCTGTGTGATGAGATGAAGATCAAGTGCCAGTGGGTGGTCCTGGCCTTCGACGGGATGATCCCGTCGCTCAAGGTGCGCAAGGTCGATGCGATTCTGTCATCGATGTCGATCACCCCCGATCGTCTGAAGTCCGTCGACTTCACCAAGAAGTACTACCACACCCCCGGCAAGCTCGCGATGAAGGACGACGTGGTAATCAACGACCCGTTGCTGGATCTCAAGGGCAAGAAGGTCGGTGTACAGCGCGCCTCGACCTACGACCGCTACGCCACCGAGCAACTGGCCCCGGCCGGGGTCGAGGTGGTGCGCTACTCCTCGCAAAGCGAAGCCTCGCTGGACCTGGCATCAGGTCGCCTGGACGCGACCCTGGCGGACATCGTCAACACCGACGAAGCCTTTATCAAGACCCCGGCCGGCAAGGGTTTTGCCCTGGTGGGCCCGGACATCAACGACCCCAAGTACTTCGGCCGGGGTGCCGGGATTGCCTTGCGCAAAGGTGACACGGCCAACGCCGAGCGCCTGAACGCCGCGATCGACACCCTGCGCACCAACGGCAAATACCAGCAGATCATGGGCAAGTACTTCGCCTATGACATCTACGGTTCGACTGCTGAGTAA